The Vanessa tameamea isolate UH-Manoa-2023 chromosome 31, ilVanTame1 primary haplotype, whole genome shotgun sequence genome includes the window CAAAGCCAttctaacattatttataaactagcgAATCCCTACCTTTGCAGgggtgaaatttattaataaaaaaaattatttcatataaaaataatttataccctgTAGCAAGAATAATATAGCTTTCTACCAACAATTAAACTGCCCcgctatatacaaaaaaaaacctttacctCATGTAATAACTTACATCAACTTTACCGTCTATGATGTCAGTTAACCGCTTCTGTGCACTACAAGCCTGATTTCTGAACTTGCACAGCTTTGCCATGAGGGCTTTACACTCCCAACAGATGAACAATTTTACAGCATCTTTTTGAAACATTGCCTAAAATGGTTCGTTTGGTAATtcaaattttttgttattgttatttaatgtcTTTGAATTATAAATGGAAATTTCTTAGCACATTTTTagtttagtatattaatattaaaatatatagtgcTTTTCAATTTACAACTTTTTACTTGGCGGGTGGGCAGTGTCTCATGTACTACCATCAAACTGCAATACCCAGTTGTTTgccagtattttattattatgtctgtagttagactggctctAACTAAttctaactacaggcataaggcttcttattttataaaatagccagtctaactacaggcataagggacataacatagtaGCCTCCAAGTTTGATGtaaggtatgtttaatatttttctacagAGCTAAACTCtgtggtgacctcttaccataaAGTGGCTCATTTTccatctatataaaaaaaaaacaagagtcatttatttattgacacaaaaatttatattttaattcttggttcatatttcaatgtaataataatagatacagGCAGAAGTGATTTAATTGCACATTATTTACATCAATatcttaaatacaaataaaaaataaataattatttttggtaataattaaggaaatataaatcatatttaacaagctttttttatttgagtgcAGATTAATGTGTGATACATAACTGAAAATTAAACCACACACTCTGGCTCTGGGTACAATATAATCTAGATTCcagttcaatattaaatattttatgaatatagattaaacaaattttgtttgtatttttttattttttattttaattttgcatagGCAATGATATTTTGTAGTAAGTCTTtctatatgtataaacaataaacatggATTAACTTACCTCATAGGCTTCAGAATCATAtgacagtaaaaaaaataatttatttacaccaTCGTCCACGCGACTGAGCTGCATTAAATTTCTGTCTACACTTAAACATGTAcaacaaatgttttttaatgttaactCAGAAGTATCTTCCATGATACTCaacttaactttttatttatttctgtacttaattaagtataatgttatgtatgaaattatgtttacgttttattgttttttttttcgtttactcTTATTTTAATGTCTgaagtgttatatttttataaacaaaaagaatGATACATAGAGTAAAATCTATGCTTTAATTAAAtcctttcatttaaataagatacGCTCAGTATCAGGtactgtttatatacatatttttttgcctGAATTCTGAATTTCTGATATATACACAAAACTGGACAAATGTCAAATTTGAAGGAAAATATGTTGCCAGGTTATAAATGTTACACTAATtaagacatatatattttttttatagcgaattattctttattaattaccGTGTATAtccgatataatatatttatagtgtcgttaataaaataaatttatgaattgttttttttttagttacaatattatgaacagatttgaaacaatatttataaaatacattttatttgctttaactactataaaaatagtaaatctcAAACAggagattttatatttagtataggcttttcgataaattattttatattattataatagtatttttaatttattaaataagggGCTACctctcttttattttaaatcttatcaaGTCTTATAGCATAGGTTAGTCTGGATAAAAAAAAgtcacacaaataaaataaaaaaataaactatctaCTAGATGACCTACCTCAAATGAATTTCTCTTATTAttcttaagaaataaattttaatttatctaagagGTTTACGTTccgccattttgattttatcttgtttaaaaaataactcgatatctttatgtgttttattattagtttccggcaaataaatgtacaaatgtACTGTACATAAACTAAacgttataaagtaaaataaaaaagtgccgTGTACACCGAAAGTTGCAAGAATCGATGGTGTCAATTTAACCACCGCTGAGAAAAAAACCGCAAATGTTAGGCCGGTTatcatataagaatataattgaaATCGAAGGGGAATGAATTCTCCGTAAATAGACAAACATAAGATCATTGGCCCACAACTTATTGATACTGTATAAATAGCCAATAGacctattgttatatatttattttcggtTACAATTGAAAACCTAACAAGAtacaaatatatcgatattatcaataagaaaaaaacagcAATGAATGATGACGACATGTACAGTGTTCGGCGTTTTAAGACTTTTGATAAATACGAACCGAAATACATGCCGAAAACTGAAACACCATCTAAAATCAACATAGCTATATAGGCGGTGGCTGTATCATTTGTGATTGTCTTGAAAatgtccaatatatataaaaaacataccaCTTTTCCCGATAAATGATACTGGATCACTGTTGACATACACAATAATATAGGTCGGTAAAACTCTTTGTCTTtaagcattttaaaaaaatctacctcGTCCTGTCTATCATTGTACCACGATATCAAATCCTGTAATTTCTTTTCTGAATGCACGTTGTAGCCGTATAACCATCTATACGACGTTTTACATTCTTCAAACCTGTCTTTACTTGCCAACCAAGATGGTGACTCAGGCCAAAATACAATACTGTACGTATATATCGAACAAAAGAAACCGACTATAGCaatatttttccaataaaaatatgtaccgaTTGCGTTAGCAACCCATAATCCCCAAAAGAAACACGCCGATTTTATTGACAGAAATAACCCACGATATTTGGTTGATGCATATTCCGTTGTCATAAGAATACGGATCGTTATATTTCCACCGTAAAGAAACCCTTGTAGGACTTCAGAAATCAGGATGTGATACGGATTTTGGCTGTAGTAGAGGATCACAAATATAGCCGTTGAGCATACAGCTGCCAACAATTGTGGTAGTTTCCTGCCATAGCGGCTCGTAAAAATCGGTAAGATAATAATCCAGGGGTACATGGCGAAGCCGCTTGTTGAATCtggaattaaaataatgaaattctaACTGGTTATTAAAAGTCTCAACGTTAGTCAAGTTGATGCCGTATACGAAGtagataaatagaaaaatacatt containing:
- the LOC113391412 gene encoding facilitated trehalose transporter Tret1-like, which codes for MSSCHYEEVRNDIDCEEDENESIQSILKQTFIASTIWVQYFMAGMCVGAPTVFIPQIRRESNSTIIIDDEMGSWLYSTSGFAMYPWIIILPIFTSRYGRKLPQLLAAVCSTAIFVILYYSQNPYHILISEVLQGFLYGGNITIRILMTTEYASTKYRGLFLSIKSACFFWGLWVANAIGTYFYWKNIAIVGFFCSIYTYSIVFWPESPSWLASKDRFEECKTSYRWLYGYNVHSEKKLQDLISWYNDRQDEVDFFKMLKDKEFYRPILLCMSTVIQYHLSGKVVCFLYILDIFKTITNDTATAYIAMLILDGVSVFGMYFGSYLSKVLKRRTLYMSSSFIAVFFLLIISIYLYLVRFSIVTENKYITIGLLAIYTVSISCGPMILCLSIYGEFIPLRFQLYSYMITGLTFAVFFSAVVKLTPSILATFGVHGTFLFYFITFSLCTVHLYIYLPETNNKTHKDIELFFKQDKIKMAERKPLR